The Lactuca sativa cultivar Salinas chromosome 2, Lsat_Salinas_v11, whole genome shotgun sequence genome includes a window with the following:
- the LOC111905537 gene encoding probable serine/threonine-protein kinase PIX13: MGNCYPKPVNNLSSTNNSSAVFRSDVKKKEPMIVKHPSTAAEGGSDSGSAANASGETVPPSGRIVTPNLKMFTFYELKSATRNFRPDTMLGEGGFGRVFKGWVDGETYAPSKVGIGIAVAVKKSNPDSAQGLKEWQAEVKFLGKFSHPNLVRLIGYCWEDKEFLLVYEYMQKGSLENHLFKKGAEPIPWNTRIKIAIGAAQGLAFLHTTEKTVIYRDFKSSNILLDGEFNAKLSDFGLAKLGPANGESHVSTGVVGTYGYAAPEYIATGHLYVKSDVYGFGVVLLEIITGLRVLDTNRPSSQHNLVDWARPSLPDRRKLRKIIDPRLEQDYPSKGANKASELILSCLEPDPKNRPSMEEVVVILEEISAIKTKPKEANVKTPRSTGPHSDRRYQSANQSPFHARNGRGVRADNRSPIRSY, from the exons atgggaaaCTGCTATCCAAAACCTGTTAATAATCTCTCAAGCACCAATAATTCATCTGCAG TTTTTCGCAGTGATGTCAAAAAGAAAGAACCCATGATCGTGAAACATCCATCCACGGCGGCTGAAGGTGGTAGTGACTCTGGTAGCGCCGCTAATGCCTCCGGGGAAACAGTACCACCGAGTGGGAGAATAGTGACACCAAACTTAAAGATGTTCACGTTCTATGAGCTCAAAAGCGCAACCAGAAACTTCCGGCCGGACACCATGCTCGGTGAAGGTGGTTTTGGGAGGGTTTTCAAAGGGTGGGTGGACGGTGAAACATACGCGCCGTCGAAGGTCGGTATTGGGATCGCCGTCGCCGTCAAGAAATCAAATCCGGACAGCGCTCAGGGCCTTAAGGAGTGGCAG GCAGAGGTGAAATTTTTGGGAAAATTTAGCCACCCAAATCTTGTAAGACTCATAGGATACTGTTGGGAAGATAAAGAATTCCTTCTCGTATATGAATATATGCAGAAGGGTAGTCTTGAAAATCATCTTTTTAAAA AAGGTGCAGAGCCAATTCCATGGAATACAAGGATTAAAATTGCAATTGGAGCAGCACAAGGCCTAGCTTTTTTACATACCACAGAAAAAACCGTTATTTATAGAGATTTTAAATCCTCGAACATTTTATTGGACGGG GAGTTTAATGCAAAACTTTCGGATTTTGGATTAGCAAAGTTAGGTCCAGCAAATGGCGAGTCTCATGTCTCTACTGGAGTTGTTGGCACTTACGGTTATGCTGCTCCAGAATACATAGCCACTG GGCATTTATATGTTAAGAGTGATGTCTACGGTTTTGGAGTGGTATTACTAGAGATAATCACGGGTTTGCGTGTACTCGACACTAATCGACCAAGCTCACAACATAATTTGGTGGACTGGGCTCGACCTTCATTGCCAGATAGAAGGAAACTAAGGAAAATCATTGACCCGCGTCTAGAACAAGACTACCCTTCAAAAGGAGCCAATAAAGCATCGGAACTCATCTTGAGTTGTCTTGAACCAGACCCGAAAAACCGACCTTCAATGGAAGAAGTTGTTGTCATCTTAGAAGAGATCAGTGCTATCAAAACAAAACCAAAGGAAGCAAATGTCAAAACACCCAGGTCTACGGGCCCACATAGTGATCGTCGTTATCAGTCAGCGAACCAATCTCCATTCCATGCAAGGAATGGTAGAGGAGTTCGTGCTGACAACCGATCACCAATAAGATCGTATTGA